A part of Streptomyces sp. NBC_00557 genomic DNA contains:
- a CDS encoding alpha/beta hydrolase: MANPSRLRAAALAGSALLLSGLLTGCGNGVQDGDLATQKLDWKDCPAPSEAEGGGSAPSPLPHGGTWQCATMRAPLDWSKPKGDTIGIALIRARASGPASRRIGSLVFNFGGPGGSGVSSLPAFASDYETLRTRYDLVSFDPRGVGRSAPVKCESDSQLDEYFQQDATPDDSAERAALLQRTKQFNAACEAHSKKILPHVGTTDAARDMDLMRQVLGDAKLHYFGISYGTELGGVYAHLFPRHVGRAVLDAVVDPTQDPEQSALGQAKGFQLALDNFAEDCTSRTTECPVGSTPQDVKNRIARLLNSLDKRPIPGIPPRPLTQTAATNGIAQSLYSKDFWEYLTEGLEQAYSGDGRVLMLLSDAMNGRSQNGEYSNITAANIAINCADEKQRYTAGQVQQKLPQFRAASPLFGDFLAWGMLSCTDWPVAGAADHPDVSAPGSAPILVVGNTGDPATPYEGARKMVEALGKGVAVELTYKGQGHGAYDSKNRCVQSAVNGYLLDGREPKAGTVCS, from the coding sequence ATGGCGAACCCCTCCCGGCTGCGTGCCGCCGCCCTGGCCGGCTCCGCCCTGCTGCTGTCCGGCCTGCTGACCGGATGCGGCAACGGCGTTCAGGACGGCGACCTCGCGACGCAGAAGCTGGACTGGAAGGACTGCCCGGCCCCGTCCGAGGCCGAGGGCGGCGGCAGCGCCCCGTCGCCACTGCCCCACGGCGGCACCTGGCAGTGCGCCACCATGCGGGCGCCGCTGGACTGGAGCAAGCCGAAGGGCGACACCATCGGCATCGCGCTGATCCGCGCCAGGGCCAGCGGCCCCGCGAGCCGGCGGATCGGCTCGCTCGTGTTCAACTTCGGCGGCCCCGGCGGCAGCGGCGTCAGCTCGCTGCCCGCGTTCGCCTCGGACTACGAGACCCTGCGCACCCGCTACGACCTGGTCAGCTTCGACCCGCGCGGGGTGGGCCGCAGCGCGCCGGTGAAGTGCGAGAGCGACTCCCAGCTGGACGAGTACTTCCAGCAGGACGCCACCCCCGACGACAGTGCGGAGCGCGCCGCGCTGCTGCAGCGCACCAAGCAGTTCAACGCGGCCTGTGAGGCGCACTCCAAGAAGATCCTGCCGCACGTGGGGACCACCGACGCGGCCCGCGACATGGACCTGATGCGCCAGGTCCTCGGCGACGCCAAGCTGCACTACTTCGGCATCTCCTACGGCACCGAACTCGGCGGCGTGTACGCCCACCTGTTCCCCCGGCACGTCGGCCGGGCCGTGCTCGACGCCGTCGTCGACCCCACGCAGGACCCCGAGCAGAGCGCGCTGGGGCAGGCCAAGGGCTTCCAGCTCGCACTGGACAACTTCGCCGAGGACTGCACCTCGAGGACGACGGAATGCCCGGTCGGCTCCACCCCGCAGGACGTGAAGAACCGCATCGCGAGACTGCTGAACAGCCTGGACAAGAGGCCGATTCCGGGTATTCCGCCGCGCCCGCTCACCCAGACCGCCGCGACGAACGGCATCGCGCAGTCCCTGTACTCCAAGGACTTCTGGGAGTACCTCACCGAGGGCCTCGAGCAGGCCTACTCCGGTGACGGCAGGGTCCTGATGCTGCTGTCCGACGCCATGAACGGCCGCAGCCAGAACGGCGAGTACAGCAACATCACCGCCGCGAACATCGCCATCAACTGCGCCGACGAGAAGCAGCGGTACACCGCCGGCCAGGTCCAGCAGAAGCTGCCCCAGTTCCGCGCCGCCTCCCCGCTGTTCGGGGACTTCTTGGCCTGGGGGATGCTCAGCTGCACCGACTGGCCCGTGGCGGGCGCCGCCGATCACCCCGACGTCAGCGCCCCCGGTTCCGCGCCGATTCTCGTGGTGGGCAACACCGGCGACCCGGCCACCCCGTACGAGGGCGCGAGGAAGATGGTCGAGGCACTCGGCAAGGGGGTGGCCGTCGAGCTGACGTACAAGGGCCAGGGGCACGGTGCGTACGACAGCAAGAACCGGTGCGTGCAGAGCGCGGTGAACGGCTACCTCCTGGACGGACGGGAACCGAAGGCCGGCACGGTCTGCTCCTGA
- a CDS encoding alpha/beta hydrolase: MRRFLRWTAALAAALLVAGCGGGSSGGGGDAKEHGDGPGRTTSAAPPPAPATDLPASLTSQRLDWHRCAARGDSPAPGGEWRCATLKVPLDWSRPDGTTIGLALIRAQATGGNRAGSLLFDFGGPGGSGLEMMPYYASTVSKLHERYDLVSWDPRGVGASGGVRCRSDRQIEAAEDVDATPDTPEEEKAFLQDAAGFGKGCQKAAGALLTHVSTTDTARDMDLMRQVLGDARLHYFGISYGTELGGVYAHLFPERVGRMVLDAVVDPTADTVGQAENQTRGFQRALDDYLKSTGRNPVQGTRQIAALLKRIDARPLPTSSGRKLTETLAVTGIVLPLYSESSWPRLTAALDAAEKGDGSALLALADDYNERDSAGRYGTTSHSQRVISCLDEKERPTLAETKRRLARFEEISPVFGDFLGWDTAGWCHDWPVPGQYTTPQVSAPGAAPILLVGNTGDPATPYEGARRMADELGKGVGIELTWKGEGHGAYGNGSDCVDSTVNAYLLNGTVPKDGTVCS, from the coding sequence ATGAGGCGATTTCTGCGGTGGACGGCCGCGTTGGCCGCGGCGCTGCTGGTGGCCGGCTGCGGCGGCGGTTCGTCGGGCGGGGGCGGCGACGCCAAGGAACACGGGGACGGCCCCGGCAGGACGACGAGCGCCGCTCCCCCGCCGGCTCCGGCGACGGACCTGCCCGCCTCCCTCACCTCCCAGCGCCTCGACTGGCACCGCTGCGCGGCCCGGGGCGACTCCCCCGCACCGGGCGGCGAGTGGCGATGCGCGACCCTCAAGGTGCCACTGGACTGGTCCCGGCCGGACGGTACGACGATCGGGCTGGCGCTGATCCGCGCGCAGGCGACCGGAGGCAACCGCGCCGGTTCCCTGCTGTTCGACTTCGGCGGCCCCGGCGGCTCGGGCCTGGAGATGATGCCGTACTACGCAAGCACGGTCTCCAAGCTCCATGAGCGCTACGACCTGGTGAGCTGGGATCCGCGCGGAGTGGGCGCGAGCGGAGGCGTGCGCTGCCGCAGCGACCGTCAGATCGAGGCCGCCGAGGACGTGGACGCCACGCCGGACACCCCGGAGGAGGAGAAGGCGTTCCTCCAGGACGCCGCCGGCTTCGGCAAGGGCTGCCAGAAGGCCGCCGGTGCGCTGCTGACCCATGTGTCCACGACGGACACCGCCCGCGACATGGATCTGATGCGCCAGGTCCTCGGCGACGCCAGGCTCCACTACTTCGGCATCTCCTACGGCACCGAACTCGGCGGCGTGTACGCCCACCTGTTCCCGGAGCGGGTGGGGCGGATGGTCCTCGACGCGGTGGTCGACCCGACCGCGGACACGGTGGGCCAGGCCGAGAACCAGACCCGTGGCTTCCAGCGGGCGCTGGACGACTACCTCAAGTCCACCGGCCGGAATCCCGTGCAGGGCACCCGACAGATCGCGGCCCTGCTGAAACGGATCGACGCGCGCCCCCTGCCGACGTCGTCCGGGCGGAAGCTGACCGAGACCCTCGCGGTCACCGGAATCGTCCTTCCGCTCTACAGCGAGTCCAGTTGGCCGAGGCTGACCGCTGCCCTCGACGCCGCGGAGAAGGGCGACGGCTCAGCGCTGCTGGCGCTCGCCGACGACTACAACGAGCGGGACTCGGCAGGCCGCTACGGCACGACGTCCCACTCCCAGCGGGTCATATCGTGCCTGGACGAGAAGGAGCGGCCGACGCTCGCCGAGACGAAGCGGCGGCTGGCGCGCTTCGAGGAGATCTCGCCGGTGTTCGGGGACTTCCTCGGCTGGGACACCGCCGGCTGGTGCCACGACTGGCCGGTACCGGGCCAGTACACCACCCCGCAGGTCAGCGCGCCCGGAGCGGCGCCGATCCTGCTGGTCGGGAACACCGGCGACCCGGCGACACCCTACGAGGGCGCCCGCAGAATGGCCGACGAGCTGGGCAAGGGCGTCGGCATCGAACTGACCTGGAAGGGCGAGGGCCACGGGGCGTACGGCAACGGCAGCGACTGCGTCGACTCGACGGTGAACGCCTACCTGCTGAACGGCACGGTGCCGAAGGACGGCACGGTCTGCTCCTGA
- a CDS encoding NADPH-dependent FMN reductase — MPTETLPGPLRFLVFGAALRVDSTNARLASLVARLISDTGAAVDLVTMRDFDMPLYDGDMEASEGLPHGALALRDRLEQSDAFVISSPEYNASVPGVLKNAIDWVSRVRPQPFKTKHALLVSASPSLVGGNRGLWALRIPLEHLGTRVYPDMFSVANSYKAFADDGTLADPGLQQRLTETVSGFLSLVEADVRYVCLERRWYEFLGDRTEAAITQRAEK; from the coding sequence ATGCCCACGGAGACGCTTCCCGGCCCGCTGCGATTCCTGGTCTTCGGCGCGGCCCTGCGGGTCGATTCGACCAACGCCCGCCTCGCCTCCCTCGTGGCCCGGCTCATCTCCGACACCGGTGCCGCCGTCGACCTCGTCACCATGCGCGACTTCGACATGCCCTTGTACGACGGAGACATGGAGGCCAGCGAAGGACTGCCGCACGGCGCCCTAGCCCTACGCGACCGGCTTGAGCAGAGCGACGCCTTCGTCATTTCCTCGCCTGAATACAACGCCTCCGTGCCGGGAGTGCTGAAAAACGCGATCGACTGGGTCTCGCGTGTCCGGCCGCAGCCGTTCAAGACCAAGCACGCGCTGCTCGTCTCCGCCTCGCCGTCGCTGGTCGGCGGCAACCGCGGCTTGTGGGCTCTGAGGATTCCCTTGGAGCACCTGGGCACCCGCGTCTACCCGGACATGTTCAGCGTGGCCAACAGTTACAAGGCCTTCGCCGATGACGGAACACTGGCCGACCCGGGGCTCCAGCAACGTCTCACCGAGACTGTGTCGGGTTTCCTCAGCCTCGTCGAAGCGGACGTGCGCTACGTCTGCCTCGAACGCCGCTGGTACGAATTCCTGGGCGACCGTACCGAGGCGGCCATCACCCAGCGGGCCGAAAAGTGA
- the moeZ gene encoding adenylyltransferase/sulfurtransferase MoeZ, translated as MSLPPLVEPAPELTVDEVRRYSRHLIIPDVGMDGQKRLKNAKVLCVGAGGLGSPALMYLAAAGVGTLGIVEFDEVDESNLQRQIIHSQSDIGRSKAESARDTVKGINPYVNVVLHEERLEADNVMDLFSQYDLIIDGTDNFATRYLVNDACVLLNKPYVWGSIYRFDGQASVFWSEHGPCYRCLYPEPPPPGMVPSCAEGGVLGVLCASIGSIQVNEAIKLLAGIGEPLVGRLMIYDALEMTYRQVKVRKDPNCAVCGENPTVTELIDYEAFCGVVSEEAQAAAADSTITPKQLKEWIDDGENIEIIDVREPNEYEIVSIPGARLIPKNEFLMGTALETLPQDKKIVLHCKTGVRSAEVLAVLKSAGFSDAVHVGGGVIGWVNQIEPHKPVY; from the coding sequence GCTGAAGAACGCCAAGGTGCTCTGTGTGGGCGCCGGCGGCCTGGGCTCGCCGGCGCTGATGTACCTGGCCGCCGCGGGCGTGGGCACCCTCGGCATCGTGGAGTTCGACGAGGTCGACGAGTCGAACCTGCAGCGCCAGATCATCCACAGCCAGTCCGACATCGGCCGCTCCAAGGCGGAGTCCGCCCGGGACACCGTCAAGGGCATCAACCCGTACGTGAACGTGGTCCTGCACGAGGAGCGGCTCGAAGCCGACAACGTGATGGACCTGTTCAGCCAGTACGACCTGATCATCGACGGCACGGACAACTTCGCGACCCGCTACCTGGTCAACGACGCGTGCGTCCTGCTGAACAAGCCGTACGTGTGGGGTTCGATCTACCGCTTCGACGGCCAGGCCTCCGTCTTCTGGTCCGAGCACGGCCCCTGCTACCGCTGCCTCTACCCGGAGCCCCCGCCCCCCGGCATGGTCCCCTCCTGCGCCGAGGGCGGCGTCCTGGGCGTGCTGTGCGCGTCCATCGGCTCCATTCAGGTCAACGAGGCCATCAAGCTCCTGGCCGGCATCGGCGAGCCCCTGGTCGGCCGCCTGATGATCTACGACGCCCTGGAGATGACCTACCGCCAGGTCAAGGTCCGCAAGGACCCCAACTGCGCGGTCTGCGGCGAGAACCCGACCGTCACCGAGCTCATCGACTACGAGGCCTTCTGCGGGGTCGTCTCCGAGGAGGCCCAGGCGGCTGCCGCCGACTCCACGATCACTCCGAAGCAGCTCAAGGAGTGGATCGACGACGGCGAGAACATCGAGATCATCGACGTCCGCGAGCCGAACGAGTACGAGATCGTCTCCATCCCCGGCGCCCGGCTGATCCCGAAGAACGAGTTCCTCATGGGCACCGCCCTGGAGACCCTGCCGCAGGACAAGAAGATCGTCCTGCACTGCAAGACGGGTGTCCGCAGTGCGGAAGTCCTCGCGGTTCTGAAGTCCGCGGGCTTCTCCGACGCCGTCCACGTCGGCGGCGGCGTCATCGGCTGGGTCAACCAGATCGAACCGCACAAGCCGGTCTACTGA